From Microcaecilia unicolor chromosome 11, aMicUni1.1, whole genome shotgun sequence, the proteins below share one genomic window:
- the FAM174C gene encoding uncharacterized membrane protein C19orf24 homolog, giving the protein MAVGRCQLLVLSAAFWASIMASVTLPGPRNTSSSSMPPGQSLDNSAPLVRALYVLSGICLLALLYFVVRALRFKRPQKKKYGLLSDSDDNREMRSDDSEEEAVFEARNLRR; this is encoded by the exons ATGGCGGTGGGTAGGTGCCAGCTACTTGTACTGAGTGCTGCCTTCTGGGCCTCGATAATGGCTAGCGTTACCCTTCCTGGGCCGCGTAACACTAGTAGCTCGTCAATGCCTCCTGGGCAGTCCCTTGATAATTCGGCCCCGTTAGTGCGAGCCCTCTACGTGCTGAGCGGAATCTGCTTGCTTGCGCTTCTTTACTTCGTCGTCCGCGCGCTGAG GTTTAAGAGACCTCAGAAGAAAAAATATGGTCTACTTTCGGATTCTGATGACAACAGGGAGATGAGATCAGACGACAGTGAAGAAGAGGCAGTGTTTGAAGCCCGAAATCTAAGAAG GTGA